Genomic DNA from Salinibacter pepae:
GAGGCAAACACGCACGACTCGGCCGTCGCCCCGACGCGGCGTAGCCGCCCCGGTGCTCCCTCGATCAGAATTGCGTCCCCATGCCTGCTTCGAGCCGACGCGCGTTCCTGAAAGCCTCCGCCGCCCTGGCCCTCGGCACCGCCCTCCCTGTGAGCGGGCCGGCCTCTGCCCGCGCCCCCGACACGGCCCGAAGCGGGAGGGCTGCCGCGGGGAGCGGGCCTCTCTACCGGATCTCCCTTGCGCAGTGGTCCCTCCACCGGGCTCTCTTCGACGGCGACCTCGACCCGCTCGACTTCGCCCGCACGGCCCGTGAGGCGTTCGACATCGGGGCGGTCGAGTACGTCAACCAGTTCTTTATGGACCGGGCGACCGACGCACAGTACCTGCAGACAATGAAGGCGCGCGCCGAAGACGCGGGCGTGCAGGGCCTGCTCATCATGTGCGACGGGGAGGGCGCCCTCGGACACCCGGACCCCGCGGAGCGCACGACCGCCGTCGAAAACCACCACAAGTGGGTCGAGGCCGCCGCCACGCTCGGGTGCCACTCGATTCGCGTAAACGCAGAGACGATGGGCGAGGGGGCGCCCGCCGAGCAGCAAAAGCGGGCGGCGGACGGGCTCCGTCGCCTCACCGAGTTTGCCGCCGAGCGGGACGTCAACGTGCTCGTCGAGAACCACGGCGGCCTCTCGTCCGACGGCGAGTGGCTCGCCGGCGTGATGAACGAGGTCGGCCACGAGCGCTGCGGCACGCTCCCGGACTTCGGCAACTGGCAGATCCGCAAGGGAACGTCGTACGACCCGTACGAGGGCGTCCGCGCCCTCATGCCCCACGCACAGGCCATCAGCGCGAAGGCCTACGGCTTCGATGACCGGGGACGGGAGGCAACCCTCGACTACACGAAGCTAATGAGCATCGTGCTCGACGCGGGGTATCGGGGCCACGTGGGCATCGAGTACGAGGGCGACGGGCGGAGCGAGCGGGCGGGCATTCGGGCAACGAAGCAGCTTCTCGTGGACGTGCGCGACCAGCTTGAAAGTGAATATACCTGAACAGCCGAGAAAGGAGCGAACGGACCGCCGGCGGGGCCTTCGAACCCGGGGCCCATCTCGCGCCGGCCGCCCGCCAGACACGTGCCCCCCTATGCGAAGATATGATCGGCGTTTGAGATTGAAGGGATGACGTGCGACTTTTGACCGGGCGATGCATGGCCGTCCGGGCGTCGGTGCCCGCCGTCTCGGGGACGCCACCCCATTTCGCTGCGCGCGGCTCCCTCCGCGCTGGTTTCTCGCTCCCTCTGTCTCGTCACCTCCCACGAAGACGCCGGGTGGCGAAGCAGCACTGCAGGACGTCGGGCAGGGCGGGACGCTTCCCCCTTTTTCCTCCCCTCTCGACGACACCCGCTTCACTCACCTCCCTTCCCCTCATGGCCCTCAATCGCACGATTCGCTACGGCATGGTGGGGGGCGGGCCCGGGGCCTTCATCGGCGCCGTGCACCGCTCCGCCGCCGCCCTCGACGGCGAGATGGACCTCGTCGCCGGGGCCTTCTCCGCCGCCCCCGAGAAGTCCCAACGCCAGGGCGACAACCTGCACCTCGACCCCGACCGGGTCTACGACACCTACGAGGAGATGGCCGACGCGGAGGCCGAGCGGCCCGACGGCATCGACGTCGTCTCCATCGTCACGCCCAACTTCCTGCACCACGACGTGGCCCGCACCTTTATCGACCGGGGCTTCCACGTCATCTGCGACAAGCCGATGACCACCACCCTCGAGGACGCCGAGGACCTGTGTCGGCGCGTCGACGAGCAGGGCGTGGTGTTCTGCCTGACCCACAACTACGCCGGCTACCCGCTGGTGAAGCAGGCCCGGGCGCTCGTAGAACAGGGCCGCCTCGGCGACCTGCGCAAGATCGTAGTGGAGTACCCGCAGGGCTGGCTGAACCGGCGGCTTGAGGCGGAGGGCAACAAGCAGGCCTCGTGGCGCACCGACCCGGACAAGGCCGGCGCCGGCGCGCTGGGCGACATCGGGACCCACGCCGAGCACCTGGCCCGGTACGTCACGGGCCTGTCGCTGGAGCGCATGTGTGCCGACGTGGGGACGGTCGTGGAGGGGCGCCCCGTGGACGACGACGCCAGCATCCTGGCCCGCTACGAAGGGGGCGTGCGCGGCCTCATTCACGTCTCGCAGATCTCGGCCGGGGAGGAAAACAACCTTCGCCTGCGCGTCTACGGGACCGAGGCCGGGCTCGACTGGCGCCAGGAGGACCCGCATCGGCTCACCCTCCTCACCGACATCAACGGCGAGGCCCCGCAACAAATCTACAGCCACGGCCGCGCCTCCCTCGCCGATTCGGTGCAGCCGTTCGTCCGCACCCCGCAGGGCCACCCCGAGGGCTTCATCGAGGCCTTCGCCAACCTCTACCGGAGCGCGGCCCGCGCCATCGCGGCCCACGAGGCCGGCGTGGAGCCCGAACCGTGGGCCCGAGACTTCCCGACGGTGCAGGATGGGGCCGCCGGCGTCCACTTCATCCACACCGCACTCGAAAGCAGCGAGCAGGCGGCCTGGGTCGACGCCAGCTACACGCCCCCACGCAGATGAGTCCTCATATTTCGCTTCGCATTCTCCTCCGGCCGTCGACCGGCCGGGTCGGATCGACGCCCGAACGCATACACGGTTTTCGTCTCACGACCCTTGTACTGCCCACCATGACCAGACGCACGATGCGCGCAGCCACGATCCTTATCGCACTCTCGTCCGCCCTCCTTCTAACCGCCCCCGCGGGCGCTCAGGAGATGCAGGAGATGGACGCCCCCAACACACTAACGCCGGCGGAACGGGCCGACGGCTGGACGCTGCTGTTCGACGGGAAGACGGCCGCGGGATGGCGCGGATACAACGATGACGCCTTCCCCGATACCGGGTGGAAAATCGAGGATGGCGTCCTCACTATCGAGGGCGCCGATGGGGGCGTGAGCGGATCGGGGGGTGACATCATCACGACCGAGACGTACGAGGACTTCGTCCTCAAGCTGGAGTGGAAGATCTCCGAGGGCGGCAATAGCGGCATCTTTTACCGCGCCATCGAGCAGCCGGACCAGCCCATCTACTGGTCGGCCCCGGAGATGCAGATCCTGGACAACGCCAATCACCCGGACGCAGGCCGGGGCGAAAACGGCAACCGAAAGGCCGGATCGCTCTACGACCTGATCCCGGCCGATCCCCAGACGTTCTCCGGCC
This window encodes:
- a CDS encoding sugar phosphate isomerase/epimerase family protein: MPASSRRAFLKASAALALGTALPVSGPASARAPDTARSGRAAAGSGPLYRISLAQWSLHRALFDGDLDPLDFARTAREAFDIGAVEYVNQFFMDRATDAQYLQTMKARAEDAGVQGLLIMCDGEGALGHPDPAERTTAVENHHKWVEAAATLGCHSIRVNAETMGEGAPAEQQKRAADGLRRLTEFAAERDVNVLVENHGGLSSDGEWLAGVMNEVGHERCGTLPDFGNWQIRKGTSYDPYEGVRALMPHAQAISAKAYGFDDRGREATLDYTKLMSIVLDAGYRGHVGIEYEGDGRSERAGIRATKQLLVDVRDQLESEYT
- a CDS encoding Gfo/Idh/MocA family protein, with the protein product MALNRTIRYGMVGGGPGAFIGAVHRSAAALDGEMDLVAGAFSAAPEKSQRQGDNLHLDPDRVYDTYEEMADAEAERPDGIDVVSIVTPNFLHHDVARTFIDRGFHVICDKPMTTTLEDAEDLCRRVDEQGVVFCLTHNYAGYPLVKQARALVEQGRLGDLRKIVVEYPQGWLNRRLEAEGNKQASWRTDPDKAGAGALGDIGTHAEHLARYVTGLSLERMCADVGTVVEGRPVDDDASILARYEGGVRGLIHVSQISAGEENNLRLRVYGTEAGLDWRQEDPHRLTLLTDINGEAPQQIYSHGRASLADSVQPFVRTPQGHPEGFIEAFANLYRSAARAIAAHEAGVEPEPWARDFPTVQDGAAGVHFIHTALESSEQAAWVDASYTPPRR
- a CDS encoding 3-keto-disaccharide hydrolase, whose translation is MTRRTMRAATILIALSSALLLTAPAGAQEMQEMDAPNTLTPAERADGWTLLFDGKTAAGWRGYNDDAFPDTGWKIEDGVLTIEGADGGVSGSGGDIITTETYEDFVLKLEWKISEGGNSGIFYRAIEQPDQPIYWSAPEMQILDNANHPDAGRGENGNRKAGSLYDLIPADPQTFSGHGEWQDVMIVAEGGHVEHWLNGQKVLEYETWTPGWYRMIRDSKFRTHPEFGDAREGHIGLQDHGTTAHFRNIKIKEL